From Prinia subflava isolate CZ2003 ecotype Zambia chromosome 20, Cam_Psub_1.2, whole genome shotgun sequence, the proteins below share one genomic window:
- the ENOX2 gene encoding ecto-NOX disulfide-thiol exchanger 2 isoform X3: protein MGLPMSDPSAWATAMNNLGMAPMGMTGQPLLPDFDPALGMMTGIPPINPMMPGLGIVPPPIPPDMPAVKEIIHCKSCTLFPPNPHLPPPATRERPPGCKTVFVGGLPENGTEQIIMEVFEQCGEVIAIRKSKKNFCHIRFAEEFMVDKALYLSGYRIRLGSSTDKKDTGRLHVDFAQARDDLYEWECKQRMLAREERHRRRLAEERFRPPSPPPVVHYSDHECSVVAEKLKDDTKFSEAIQTLLTWIERGEVNRRTANNFYSMIQSANSHIRRLVNEKAAHEKEMEEAKEKFKLALSGILVQFEQIVAVYHSASKQKAWDHFTKAQRKNISVWCKQAEEIRNIHNDELMGIRREEEMEMSDEEIEDPSEMKETEESALVSQVEALKEENDSLRWQLDAYRNEVELLKQEQGKASRDEDTTKEQQMKLLQQALQGMQKHLLKVQEEYKKREAELEKVKEDKLKIETLLENLKEQEHVLICPPQNPLELEVFQSMADEEDKEGDAADCQGNESSMSRVCACSQEKECPVEKTLSNSPVKSEREVLLVGIISTFLHVHPFGASIEYICSYLQRLDSKICTAEVEVLMTRLQNTFRQELSGVGASLEKRWKFCGFDGLKMT, encoded by the exons ATGGGATTGCCAATGTCCGACCCGAGTGCCTGGGCCACCGCCATGAACAACCTGGGCATGGCTCCCATGGGCATGACAGGacagcccctcctgcctg ATTTTGATCCTGCTCTTGGAATGATGACTGGAATCCCTCCGATCAACCCCATGATGCCAGGTCTGGGGATTGTCCCACCTCCCATCCCTCCGGACATGCCAGCCGTGAAGGAGATCATCCACTGCAAGAGCTGCACTCTCTTCCCACCTAATCCAC ATCTTCCCCCTCCAGCCACGAGAGAGAGGCCTCCAGGGTGCAAGACGGTGTTTGTTGGAGGCCTGCCAGAAAATGGGACGGAGCAGATCATCATGGAGGTGTTTGAGCAGTGTGGGGAGGTCATAGCTATCCGCAAGAGCAAGAAGAACTTCTGCCACATCCGCTTTGCTGAGGAGTTCATGGTGGACAAGGCACTTTACTTGTCTG GGTACCGCATCCGGCTGGGCTCCAGCACGGACAAGAAGGACACGGGGCGGCTGCACGTGGACTTTGCGCAGGCGCGGGACGACCTGTACGAGTGGGAGTGCAAGCAGCGCATGCTGGCGCGCGAGGAGCGGCACCGGCGCCGCCTGGCTGAGGAGCGCTTCCGCCCGCCCTCGCCGCCCCCCGTCGTGCACTACTCTGACCACGAGTGCAGCGTGGTGGCCGAGAAGCTCAAAG atgacaccaagttCTCAGAAGCCATCCAGACCTTGCTAACCTGGATAGAACGTGGGGAAGTGAACAGGAGAACTGCCAACAACTTCTACTCCATGATCCAGTCGGCCAACAGCCACATCCGCAGGCTCGTCAATGAGAAGGCAGCTCATGAGAAGGAGATGGAAGAAGCTAAAGAGAAGTTCAAACTGGCTCTATCAGGGATCCTGGTGCAGT TCGAGCAGATAGTGGCCGTGTACCATTCTGCCTCCAAACAAAAGGCTTGGGACCATTTCACGAAAGCTCAGCGTAAGAACATCAGCGTGTGGTGCAAACAAGCAGAG GAGATCCGTAACATCCACAATGATGAGCTGATGGGCATTCggagagaggaggagatggaaatgTCTGATGAAGAAATAGAAGATCCATCAGAGATGAAAGAAACGGAAGAGTCAG cgCTGGTGTCACAGGTGGAGGCGCTGAAGGAGGAGAACGACAGcctgcgctggcagctggacgCCTATCGCAACGAGGTGGAGCTGCtcaagcaggagcagggcaaggCCTCCAGGGACGAGGACACCACCAAGGAGCAGCAGATGAAGCTCCtccagcaggctctgcagggcatgCAGAAG CATCTTTTGAAAGTCCAAGAGGAGTACAAAAAGAGAGAAGCTGAATTGGAAAAAGTGAAAGAAGACAAACTGAAAATAGAAACGTTACTAGAAAACCTGAAGGAGCAG GAGCACGTTTTGATCTGCCCTCCACAAAACCCTTTGGAACTGGAAGTTTTT CAGAGCATGGCAGATGAAGAGGACAAGGAGGGAGATGCAGCTGACTGCCAAGGGAAT GAGAGCAGCATGTCAAGAGTTtgtgcctgcagccaggagaaggaaTGTCCAGTGGAGAAGACCTTGAGCAACAGCCCTGTGAAATCTGAACGAGAAGTTCTCTTAGTTG GGATAATTTCAACATTTCTCCACGTGCATCCTTTTGGAGCCAGCATTGAGTACATCTGCTCCTACCTGCAGCGCCTGGACAGCAAG ATCTGCACGGCGGAGGTGGAAGTTCTCATGACACGCCTGCAGAACACGTTCCGGCAGGAGCTGAGTGGGGTTGGggccagcctggagaagaggtgGAAGTTTTGTGGCTTTGATGGGTTGAAAATGACTTGA